Proteins from one Hydrogenivirga caldilitoris genomic window:
- the rpsL gene encoding 30S ribosomal protein S12, translated as MPTINQLIKHGRKRRKKRSKSPALEGNPQKRGVCVRVYTVTPKKPNSALRKVTRVRLSNGIEVTAYIPGEGHNLQEHSIVLVRGGRVKDLPGVRYKVIRGTLDTAGVQGRRQSRSKYGAKRPKEEKGGK; from the coding sequence ATGCCGACGATTAACCAGCTCATTAAGCATGGCAGGAAGAGAAGGAAAAAGAGGTCCAAGTCCCCTGCCTTGGAGGGGAATCCCCAGAAGAGGGGAGTCTGCGTCAGGGTTTACACTGTCACTCCTAAAAAACCCAACTCCGCCCTGAGGAAGGTTACCAGGGTGAGGCTATCAAACGGTATAGAGGTAACAGCTTATATACCTGGCGAGGGGCACAACCTCCAAGAACACTCCATAGTCCTTGTCAGGGGTGGAAGGGTTAAGGACCTTCCCGGTGTCAGGTACAAGGTTATAAGGGGGACCCTTGACACAGCTGGTGTTCAGGGAAGGAGACAGTCCCGTTCCAAGTATGGAGCTAAGAGGCCAAAGGAAGAGAAGGGAGGTAAATGA
- the fusA gene encoding elongation factor G: MARAVPIDKLRNIGIVAHIDAGKTTTTERILYYTGRTYKIGEVHEGAATMDWMEQEKERGITITAATTACFWQRNGEKHQINIIDTPGHVDFSVEVVRSMKVLDGIVFIFSAVEGVQPQSEANWRWADRFNVPRVAFINKLDRLGADFYRVFKEIEEKLTIKPVAVQIPVGAEDNFEGVIDLMDMKAIIWLEETLGAKYEIRDIPADYVDKAQEWRERMVETIVETDDTLMEKYLEGQEIGVEELRKALRKATINRQLVPVLCGSAFKNKGVQPLLDAVIDYLPSPVDLPPIKGINPNTGETEERKPLDNEPFCAYAFKVMSDPYAGQLTYIRVFSGNLKAGSYVFNVTRGEKQRVGRLLLMHANTREEIQDVSAGEICAVVGLDAATGDTLSDEKHPIILEKLEFPDPVISMAIEPKTKKDQEKLSQVLNKFMKEDPTFRASADPETGQTLIHGMGELHLEIMVDRMKREYGIEVNVGKPQVAYKETIRKKANGEGKFIRQTGGRGQYGHAIIEIEPLERGQGFVFENAIVGGVIPKEFIPAVEKGIKEAMEGGVLAGYPVVDVKVKLYDGSYHEVDSSEIAFQIAGSMAFKDAAKKADPVILEPIMEVEVETPEDYVGDVIGDLNSRRGKIMGMENKGVITVVKAHVPLAEMFGYATTLRSLTQGRGTFIMKFSHYEEVPQHIAEKIIGERMAGKSA; encoded by the coding sequence ATGGCAAGGGCAGTCCCCATAGATAAGTTAAGGAACATAGGAATAGTTGCGCACATTGACGCCGGTAAAACGACAACTACCGAAAGGATTCTCTACTATACGGGTAGAACCTACAAGATAGGAGAAGTGCACGAAGGTGCAGCTACTATGGACTGGATGGAGCAGGAGAAGGAGAGGGGTATAACCATAACAGCGGCTACAACAGCCTGTTTCTGGCAGAGGAACGGAGAGAAGCACCAGATAAACATAATAGATACTCCCGGACACGTTGATTTCTCCGTTGAAGTTGTCCGTTCCATGAAGGTCCTTGACGGTATAGTCTTTATATTCTCCGCCGTTGAGGGTGTGCAACCCCAGTCGGAGGCCAACTGGAGGTGGGCTGACAGGTTCAACGTTCCCAGGGTAGCCTTCATAAACAAACTTGACAGATTGGGTGCAGACTTCTACAGGGTTTTTAAGGAGATAGAGGAGAAACTCACCATAAAGCCCGTAGCTGTTCAAATTCCTGTTGGGGCTGAAGATAACTTTGAGGGTGTCATAGACCTAATGGATATGAAAGCCATAATCTGGCTTGAGGAGACCCTCGGTGCCAAGTATGAGATCAGGGATATACCTGCGGATTACGTTGACAAAGCCCAGGAATGGCGTGAGAGGATGGTTGAAACCATAGTTGAAACCGATGACACCCTTATGGAGAAATACCTTGAGGGTCAGGAGATAGGTGTTGAGGAACTGAGGAAAGCTCTGAGGAAGGCAACCATAAACAGACAGCTCGTTCCTGTCCTGTGCGGTTCAGCCTTTAAGAATAAGGGAGTCCAGCCTCTCCTTGATGCTGTTATAGATTATCTTCCCTCGCCTGTTGACCTTCCTCCAATAAAGGGGATTAACCCCAACACCGGTGAGACCGAAGAGAGGAAGCCGTTAGACAATGAACCTTTCTGTGCTTACGCCTTTAAGGTTATGTCTGACCCCTACGCTGGACAGCTTACCTACATAAGGGTGTTTTCAGGAAACCTGAAAGCAGGCTCTTATGTTTTCAACGTTACAAGAGGTGAGAAGCAGAGGGTTGGAAGACTGCTCCTTATGCATGCCAATACGAGGGAAGAGATACAAGATGTATCTGCAGGGGAGATATGTGCGGTTGTCGGTCTTGATGCAGCTACCGGAGACACCCTTTCTGATGAAAAGCACCCCATAATCCTTGAAAAGCTGGAATTCCCTGACCCTGTTATATCAATGGCGATAGAGCCAAAAACTAAAAAGGACCAGGAGAAATTGTCTCAGGTCTTGAACAAGTTCATGAAGGAAGACCCTACCTTCAGGGCGAGTGCAGACCCCGAGACAGGACAGACACTCATACACGGTATGGGTGAGCTACATCTGGAGATTATGGTTGACAGGATGAAGAGGGAGTATGGAATTGAGGTAAACGTTGGAAAGCCACAGGTTGCCTATAAAGAGACCATAAGGAAGAAGGCTAACGGTGAAGGTAAGTTTATAAGACAGACAGGAGGTAGAGGTCAGTACGGACACGCTATTATAGAGATTGAACCCCTTGAAAGAGGTCAGGGCTTTGTCTTTGAAAATGCTATAGTTGGAGGTGTTATACCCAAGGAGTTCATCCCCGCAGTTGAGAAGGGGATAAAGGAGGCTATGGAAGGTGGAGTCCTCGCGGGATATCCAGTCGTAGATGTGAAGGTGAAGCTCTATGACGGTTCTTACCACGAGGTTGACTCCTCGGAGATAGCTTTCCAGATAGCTGGGTCTATGGCTTTCAAAGATGCGGCAAAGAAGGCAGACCCGGTAATACTTGAGCCAATAATGGAAGTGGAGGTTGAAACACCCGAGGACTACGTGGGTGACGTGATAGGTGACCTTAACTCAAGGCGTGGAAAGATAATGGGTATGGAGAATAAAGGCGTGATAACAGTCGTTAAAGCCCACGTGCCTCTTGCGGAGATGTTTGGGTATGCCACAACCCTCAGAAGCTTGACACAAGGAAGGGGAACCTTTATAATGAAATTTTCCCATTACGAGGAAGTTCCTCAGCATATCGCTGAAAAGATTATCGGGGAACGAATGGCGGGAAAGAGCGCCTGA
- a CDS encoding GTP-binding protein, with the protein MAKEKFERTKEHVNVGTIGHVDHGKSTLTSA; encoded by the coding sequence ATGGCTAAGGAGAAATTTGAGAGGACGAAGGAGCACGTGAACGTAGGGACAATAGGGCACGTTGACCACGGGAAGAGCACCCTCACCTCTGCC
- the rpsG gene encoding 30S ribosomal protein S7, producing MPRKGPVTLRETPPDPKYGDVLIQKLINKVMQDGKKSVAEWIVYTALEEAAQERGMTPVELMHKVIENLKPQWEVRPRRVGGATYQVPIEVPERRQISLAIRWLVDSARNRPRGKGSYTMVHRLKAELLDVLDGKGGAIKKKEDTHKMAQANMVFSHFRW from the coding sequence ATGCCAAGGAAAGGACCGGTTACTCTAAGGGAAACTCCTCCTGACCCCAAATACGGGGATGTTCTCATACAGAAGCTGATAAACAAGGTGATGCAAGATGGCAAGAAGAGTGTTGCAGAATGGATAGTTTATACGGCTCTTGAAGAGGCAGCTCAAGAGAGGGGCATGACCCCGGTGGAGCTCATGCATAAGGTTATAGAAAATCTTAAACCCCAATGGGAAGTCAGACCCAGGAGGGTCGGTGGTGCCACCTACCAGGTTCCCATTGAGGTTCCCGAAAGAAGGCAGATAAGCTTAGCCATAAGATGGCTTGTGGATTCCGCCAGGAACAGACCCAGGGGAAAAGGCTCCTATACTATGGTTCATAGACTAAAGGCTGAACTCCTTGACGTTCTTGACGGAAAAGGTGGAGCGATAAAGAAGAAAGAGGACACCCATAAGATGGCTCAGGCGAACATGGTGTTTTCTCATTTTAGGTGGTAA